The Streptomyces aurantiacus genome includes a region encoding these proteins:
- a CDS encoding MerR family transcriptional regulator has translation MRIGELATRVGVSVRALRYYEEQDLLASVRSPSGQRQYPDSAVDRVQLIQQLYSAGLPSRAILELLPCVETGDVTPALLDRLSAERDRIDTQVSTLVKTRDRLDAIITTASTARSAGRPCPR, from the coding sequence ATGCGCATCGGTGAGCTGGCCACAAGGGTGGGCGTGAGCGTGCGGGCACTGCGCTACTACGAAGAGCAGGACCTGCTGGCCTCGGTGCGCAGCCCCAGCGGCCAGCGGCAGTACCCGGACAGCGCGGTCGACCGCGTCCAGCTGATTCAGCAGCTGTACTCCGCAGGGCTGCCGAGCAGGGCGATCCTGGAACTGCTGCCGTGCGTCGAGACCGGTGACGTGACCCCCGCGCTGCTCGACCGGCTGTCGGCCGAGCGGGACCGCATCGATACGCAGGTCAGCACCTTGGTGAAAACCCGGGACCGGCTCGATGCCATCATCACCACAGCCTCCACAGCCAGGAGCGCGGGCCGGCCCTGCCCTCGTTGA
- a CDS encoding SDR family oxidoreductase, protein MKITGSVALVTGANRGIGRHFAQQLLHRGATKVYATARTPHLVDLPGVEVLRLDITDPASVAAAAGAASDVTLLINNAGVFTQQNLVTGDPEKIRLEMDTNYFGTLNVVRAFTPVLAANGGGAILNVLSAMSWLAYDGANAYSASKAAAWSLTNGIRLELAGQGTAVTGLHLASTDTDMMAGWDVEKNDPADVVRAALDGIEAGKMEILADNNCVQLKAALSADPSVLYPQAVPAA, encoded by the coding sequence ATGAAGATCACCGGTTCCGTCGCCCTCGTCACCGGCGCCAACCGCGGCATCGGCAGGCACTTCGCCCAACAGCTCCTGCACCGGGGTGCCACCAAGGTCTACGCGACCGCACGCACCCCCCACCTCGTCGACCTCCCCGGTGTGGAGGTACTGCGGCTCGACATCACCGATCCGGCTTCGGTCGCCGCCGCGGCGGGCGCGGCCTCGGACGTCACCCTCTTGATCAACAATGCCGGTGTCTTCACCCAGCAGAACCTCGTCACCGGGGACCCCGAGAAGATCCGGCTGGAGATGGACACCAACTACTTCGGCACCCTCAACGTGGTCCGGGCGTTCACTCCCGTCCTGGCCGCCAACGGCGGTGGGGCCATCCTCAACGTCCTGTCGGCGATGTCCTGGCTCGCCTACGACGGGGCCAACGCCTACAGCGCGTCGAAGGCGGCGGCGTGGAGCCTCACCAACGGCATCCGCCTCGAACTCGCGGGCCAGGGAACCGCGGTGACGGGCCTGCACCTGGCCAGCACCGACACCGACATGATGGCCGGGTGGGACGTGGAGAAGAACGACCCCGCCGATGTCGTGCGCGCCGCCCTCGACGGTATCGAGGCCGGGAAGATGGAGATCCTCGCCGACAACAACTGCGTCCAGCTCAAGGCGGCCCTGTCCGCCGACCCGAGCGTGCTCTATCCGCAGGCGGTTCCCGCCGCCTGA
- a CDS encoding GNAT family N-acetyltransferase, whose protein sequence is MHPDDWHLTQDVDAFLARAGHFLRSRAALHNTPLTDIEKLRTHRAAESDDEAAVFGRLESQGEVRAIFYLTPLGRLGLTPLSAEQTDTLAAHLAGLGHSPAHVIAEHDTAGAFSESWQKQTGAASVPFWKTHLYRLGTLIPPPQRPEGEGRLTGSKDRAQIVRWCREFCVDVGEQRSIDLIDAGSWEDSRFGDRHFMFWETPEGVPVSMAASTSVVGGMVRVDPVYTPAHLRGRGYAGAVTVEASRAAQAAGATDVVLFTDPDNPTSNALYQRIGYVHLADFAGHRFSYGAPEAE, encoded by the coding sequence ATGCATCCGGATGACTGGCACCTCACCCAGGACGTCGACGCCTTCCTTGCCCGAGCTGGGCACTTCCTGCGCTCGCGCGCTGCTCTGCACAACACGCCGCTGACGGACATCGAGAAGCTGCGGACACACAGGGCGGCCGAGTCCGACGACGAAGCCGCCGTTTTCGGCCGACTAGAGTCACAGGGTGAGGTTCGCGCGATCTTCTATCTCACCCCGCTCGGACGCCTGGGCCTCACTCCGCTCTCTGCCGAGCAGACCGACACCCTCGCTGCGCACCTGGCCGGCCTGGGGCACTCACCCGCTCATGTCATCGCGGAGCACGACACCGCTGGCGCCTTCTCCGAGTCATGGCAGAAGCAGACGGGCGCGGCGTCGGTACCTTTCTGGAAGACGCATCTCTACCGTCTCGGCACGCTCATCCCACCGCCGCAGCGCCCGGAGGGCGAGGGCCGCCTCACGGGTAGTAAGGACCGTGCCCAAATCGTGCGCTGGTGCCGTGAGTTCTGCGTCGACGTCGGGGAGCAGCGTTCCATCGACTTGATCGACGCCGGATCCTGGGAGGACTCGCGTTTCGGCGACAGGCACTTCATGTTCTGGGAGACCCCGGAGGGCGTCCCCGTCTCGATGGCGGCCTCGACCTCGGTCGTCGGCGGCATGGTCCGGGTGGATCCCGTCTATACCCCGGCCCACCTCCGCGGCCGCGGCTACGCCGGAGCTGTGACGGTCGAGGCGAGCAGGGCCGCACAGGCCGCAGGGGCGACGGACGTCGTCCTGTTCACAGACCCGGACAACCCCACGAGCAACGCCCTCTACCAGCGCATCGGCTACGTCCATCTCGCCGACTTCGCCGGACACAGGTTCTCCTACGGCGCACCAGAGGCCGAATGA
- the istA gene encoding IS21 family transposase — protein MVLDPQRWLDLRRFRGLLESGAMSLSEIAREAGLDRKTVRKYLSAPGPATPPRRSPSGRSRARVIDEFGPLIDSMLRAEVLMKAAVIHERLAQEYGFTGNYQRVKLYVQTARPRIAEELGITPKELAGMHRRFEVIPGAQAQVDWGDEGKILAHMGIAKVYSFHMTLSYSRDPFCCFTTSQDLQTFFDCHRRAFAHFGGAPMTIVYDRTKTVVRRHVAPGEAVPLHPEAVGFAGHYDFDIDVLAAYRPQGKGRVERQVLIVRDHVLSGRSFSSVDEMDAAFTAWVPQRRAQIHKTHREVIAERAARDHAALKPLPPTPYLVAERQLRHVGKDCLVAFDGNLYSVPARRVRARQLVEIRATKSQVMLHVTLADAHGSTLLAAHPRAIGRGARVVDETHWDGLPTGKGRRTTTGDVPVQPRQERPRGEETGPLQALLNRAAATRIEVGRRPLSVYDELTGTRPFTTHRATEESS, from the coding sequence GTGGTCTTGGATCCGCAGCGTTGGCTGGATCTTCGGCGCTTTCGCGGTTTGCTGGAGTCCGGGGCGATGAGCCTGTCGGAGATCGCGCGGGAGGCCGGGCTGGACCGCAAGACGGTCCGCAAGTACCTGTCGGCGCCGGGGCCGGCGACACCTCCGCGGCGGTCGCCGAGCGGGCGGTCGCGGGCCAGGGTGATCGACGAGTTCGGGCCTCTGATCGACTCGATGCTCCGGGCCGAGGTCCTGATGAAGGCCGCGGTCATCCACGAGCGGCTGGCCCAGGAGTACGGCTTCACCGGGAACTATCAGCGGGTCAAGCTCTACGTCCAGACGGCCCGGCCGAGGATCGCCGAGGAACTCGGCATCACGCCCAAGGAACTGGCGGGGATGCACCGCCGGTTCGAGGTGATCCCGGGCGCCCAGGCCCAAGTGGACTGGGGCGATGAGGGCAAGATCCTCGCCCACATGGGCATCGCGAAGGTCTACTCCTTCCACATGACGCTCTCGTACTCCCGCGACCCGTTCTGCTGCTTCACCACCAGCCAGGACCTGCAGACCTTCTTCGACTGCCACCGCCGGGCGTTCGCCCACTTCGGCGGGGCGCCGATGACGATCGTCTACGACCGGACCAAGACCGTCGTCCGCCGCCACGTCGCTCCTGGTGAGGCGGTCCCGCTGCATCCGGAAGCGGTCGGCTTCGCCGGCCACTACGACTTCGACATCGACGTCCTGGCCGCCTACCGGCCGCAGGGCAAAGGCCGGGTCGAGCGACAAGTGCTGATCGTCCGCGACCACGTTCTGTCCGGCCGGTCGTTCTCCTCCGTCGACGAGATGGACGCCGCGTTCACCGCCTGGGTGCCGCAGAGGCGGGCCCAGATCCACAAGACCCACCGAGAGGTCATCGCGGAGCGGGCGGCGAGAGACCACGCGGCTCTCAAACCGCTGCCGCCGACCCCGTATCTGGTGGCCGAGCGGCAGCTGCGGCACGTCGGCAAGGACTGCCTGGTCGCCTTCGACGGCAACCTCTACTCCGTGCCGGCCCGCCGAGTCCGCGCTCGCCAGCTGGTCGAGATCCGGGCAACAAAGTCCCAAGTCATGCTGCATGTCACCCTCGCCGACGCCCACGGCAGCACGCTGCTGGCAGCCCATCCCCGGGCCATCGGACGCGGTGCACGTGTCGTCGACGAGACGCACTGGGACGGCCTGCCCACTGGCAAGGGCCGCCGGACCACCACCGGCGACGTCCCGGTCCAGCCTCGTCAAGAGCGGCCGCGGGGCGAGGAGACCGGCCCGTTGCAGGCCCTGCTGAACAGGGCCGCAGCCACCCGAATCGAGGTCGGACGCCGACCGTTGTCGGTCTATGACGAGCTAACCGGCACCCGTCCCTTCACCACCCATCGAGCGACGGAGGAATCGTCTTGA
- a CDS encoding DNA-directed RNA polymerase subunit alpha codes for MLIAQRPSLTEEVVDEFRSRFVIEPLEPGFGYTLGNSLRRTLLSSIPGAAVTSIRIDGVLHEFTTVPGVKEDVTDLILNIKQLVVSSEQDEPVVMYLRKQGPGLVTAADIAPPAGVEVHNPDLVLATLNGKGKLEMELTVERGRGYVSAVQNKQVGQEIGRIPVDSIYSPVLKVTYKVEATRVEQRTDFDKLIVDVETKQAMRPRDAMASAGKTLVELFGLARELNIDAEGIDMGPSPADSALAADLALPIEELDLTVRSYNCLKREGVHSVGELLARSEADLMDIRNFGAKSIDEVKEKLAGMGLGLKDAPPGFNPTAAALGADDDADAGFVETEQY; via the coding sequence GTGCTTATTGCTCAGCGTCCGTCCCTGACCGAAGAGGTCGTCGACGAATTCCGCTCCCGGTTCGTCATCGAGCCGCTGGAGCCGGGCTTCGGTTACACCCTCGGCAACTCCCTGCGCCGTACGCTCCTGTCCTCGATCCCGGGTGCGGCGGTCACGTCCATCCGCATCGACGGGGTCCTGCACGAGTTCACCACCGTGCCGGGCGTCAAGGAGGACGTCACCGACCTGATCCTCAACATCAAGCAACTCGTCGTGAGCAGCGAGCAGGACGAGCCGGTCGTGATGTACCTGCGCAAGCAGGGCCCGGGCCTGGTCACCGCCGCCGACATCGCGCCCCCGGCCGGTGTCGAGGTCCACAACCCCGACCTCGTCCTCGCCACGCTCAACGGCAAGGGCAAGCTGGAGATGGAGCTGACCGTCGAGCGCGGTCGCGGCTACGTCTCCGCCGTGCAGAACAAGCAGGTCGGCCAGGAGATCGGGCGCATCCCCGTCGACTCGATCTACTCGCCGGTTCTCAAGGTCACGTACAAGGTCGAGGCGACTCGTGTCGAGCAGCGCACCGACTTCGACAAACTGATCGTCGACGTCGAGACCAAGCAGGCCATGCGTCCCCGTGACGCCATGGCGTCGGCCGGCAAGACCCTGGTCGAGCTGTTCGGGCTCGCCCGCGAGCTCAACATCGACGCCGAGGGCATCGACATGGGCCCGTCCCCCGCGGACTCTGCCCTCGCCGCCGACCTCGCCCTGCCGATCGAGGAGCTCGACCTCACCGTCCGCTCCTACAACTGCCTCAAGCGCGAAGGCGTCCACTCCGTGGGTGAGCTCCTGGCCCGCTCCGAGGCCGACCTGATGGACATCCGCAACTTCGGTGCGAAGTCCATCGACGAGGTCAAGGAAAAGCTCGCCGGCATGGGCCTCGGCCTCAAGGACGCCCCGCCCGGATTCAACCCGACCGCCGCCGCCCTCGGTGCGGACGACGACGCGGACGCGGGTTTCGTGGAGACCGAGCAATACTGA